A stretch of the Conger conger chromosome 3, fConCon1.1, whole genome shotgun sequence genome encodes the following:
- the LOC133123964 gene encoding transmembrane protein 50B has protein sequence MAGFLDNFRWPECECIDWAERRNTVASIIAGVLFFTGWWIMIDAAVTYPRQEQMNHAFHTCGVFSTLAFFMINAVSNGQVRGDTYGEGCFGRTGARLWLFLGFMMMFGSLIASMWILFGAYVAQHKEVYPGLAVFFQNALIFFSTLIYKFGRTEDLWS, from the exons ATGGCTGGGTTCCTGGATAACTTCCGGTGGCCGGAGTGCGAGTGCATCGACTGGGCGGAGAGGCGCAACACTGTGGCCTCCATCATTGCTGGAGTGCTG ttcttcACTGGCTGGTGGATCATGATTGACGCTGCCGTGACGTATCCGAGGCAGGAGCAGATGAACCACGCGTTCCACACGTGCGGTGTCTTCTCCACACTGGCCTTCTTCAT gattAACGCCGTGTCCAACGGTCAGGTCCGGGGGGATACCTATGGAGAGGGCTGCTTTGGCCGGACAG GGGCGCGGCTCTGGCTCTTCCTCGGCTTCATGATGATGTTTGGCTCTCTCATCGCCTCCATGTGGATCCTGTTTGGTGCTTATGTTGCACAGC ATAAGGAAGTATACCCTGGACTTGCAGTGTTTTTTCAGAATGCCTTGATATTTTTCAG CACACTAATCTACAAGTTCGGGAGGACAGAGGACTTGTGGAGCTAG